From Burkholderia savannae, a single genomic window includes:
- a CDS encoding MDR family MFS transporter → MHTDSSAPPDHADAGGQRASVRLTVAALLLVLLLSALDQTIVSTALPTIVGELGGLEKLSWVVTAYLLSSTVVLPLYGKLGDLYGRKIVLQAAIVLFVVGSALCGLAQDMTQLILLRALQGLGGGGLMVVTMAAIADLIPPDERGRYQGMFGGVYGIATVIGPLLGGFLVQHLSWRWIFYINLPLGALAFAVIGAAFRPHTAHVRHRIDYAGAAFLATALTCVVLFTSQGGTILPWSSPQLWFTLAFGIVATAGFVYEERLAAEPIMPLELFRHRTFVLCSLIGFVVGLSLFGSVTFLPLYLQVVKGSTPSEAGMQLLPLMGGMLVTSIASGRLITKLGKYRLFPIAGTFVAGAAMLLLATLSLDTPLRAMYLYMALLGGGLGMVMPVIVLAVQNTVEFRHLGVATSGATLFRSIGGSLGVAAFGALFSNGLHARLAAALPPDTELPPSLGPSAVRQLPDAVRGAYLHAFASSLHSVYLWAAAVIAIAFALAWFVEDVPFRKRA, encoded by the coding sequence ATGCATACCGACTCCTCCGCGCCGCCCGACCACGCCGATGCCGGGGGCCAGCGCGCATCCGTGCGGCTCACGGTCGCCGCGCTGCTGCTCGTGCTGCTGCTGTCGGCGCTCGATCAGACGATCGTGTCGACCGCGCTGCCGACGATCGTCGGCGAGCTCGGCGGCCTCGAGAAGCTGTCGTGGGTCGTCACGGCTTACCTGCTGTCGTCGACCGTCGTGCTGCCGCTCTACGGCAAGCTCGGCGACCTGTACGGGCGCAAGATCGTGCTGCAAGCGGCCATCGTGCTGTTCGTCGTCGGCTCGGCGCTTTGCGGACTCGCGCAGGACATGACGCAGCTGATCCTGCTGCGCGCGCTGCAAGGGCTCGGCGGCGGCGGGCTGATGGTCGTCACGATGGCCGCGATCGCCGACCTGATTCCGCCCGACGAACGCGGCCGCTATCAGGGGATGTTCGGCGGCGTGTACGGCATCGCGACGGTGATCGGGCCGTTGCTCGGCGGATTTCTCGTCCAGCACCTGTCGTGGCGCTGGATCTTCTACATCAACCTGCCGCTCGGCGCACTCGCGTTCGCGGTGATCGGCGCGGCGTTCAGGCCGCACACCGCGCACGTGCGGCACCGGATCGATTACGCGGGCGCCGCGTTCCTCGCGACCGCGCTCACCTGCGTCGTGCTGTTCACGAGCCAGGGCGGCACGATCCTGCCGTGGTCGTCGCCGCAGTTGTGGTTCACGCTCGCGTTCGGCATCGTCGCGACCGCGGGCTTCGTCTACGAGGAACGTCTCGCCGCCGAGCCGATCATGCCGCTCGAGCTGTTCCGCCATCGGACTTTCGTGCTGTGCAGCCTGATCGGCTTCGTCGTCGGCCTCTCGCTGTTCGGCTCGGTCACGTTCCTGCCGCTCTATCTGCAGGTCGTCAAAGGCTCCACGCCGTCGGAAGCTGGCATGCAACTGCTGCCGCTGATGGGCGGCATGCTCGTGACGTCGATCGCGAGCGGGCGCCTCATCACGAAGCTCGGCAAGTACCGCCTGTTCCCGATCGCGGGCACCTTCGTCGCGGGCGCGGCGATGCTGCTTCTCGCGACGCTGTCGCTCGACACGCCGCTGCGCGCGATGTATCTGTACATGGCGCTCCTCGGCGGCGGGCTCGGGATGGTGATGCCCGTCATCGTGCTCGCGGTGCAGAACACCGTCGAGTTCCGGCACCTCGGCGTCGCGACGTCCGGCGCGACGCTGTTTCGCTCGATCGGCGGCTCGCTCGGCGTCGCCGCGTTCGGCGCATTGTTCTCGAACGGGCTGCATGCGCGGCTCGCGGCCGCGCTGCCGCCCGACACGGAGCTGCCGCCGTCGCTCGGGCCGTCGGCGGTCCGCCAGTTGCCCGACGCCGTGCGCGGCGCGTATCTGCACGCGTTCGCGAGCTCGCTGCATTCCGTGTATCTGTGGGCGGCGGCGGTGATCGCGATCGCGTTCGCGCTCGCGTGGTTCGTCGAGGACGTGCCGTTCAGGAAGCGCGCGTGA
- a CDS encoding methyl-accepting chemotaxis protein, with protein sequence MNAFFSRFSIRTRIFSTLGLVAALLTITGVIGFFSMQNSNAALDDAYTRQLAAKTALASASLNLAITRTTLDRVILHPEAPDAANTIAKAEQYLAASDRGWGDYDALPRSDDEKALAAQANAARRALVDEAIKPMIDALKAGRHDDADRLMMTAAPPLSVAWTKATTALADARAAYGKAAYDDAEQMYGWLRLTLGGLIVFGLAACLGCAIGLHFAITQPLVRILGHLRRLSDGDLTSELHWTSHDEMAELVSGLTTMQRSLSDTVRKVTDGSESIATATRQIAAGNTDLSQRTEEQAAALQQTAASMEQLTVTVKQNADNAREAQNCADSATNIATKGATVVGEVVGTMAEIDQSSQKVADIIGTIEGIAFQTNILALNAAVEAARAGEQGRGFAVVAGEVRTLAQRSASAAKEIKALIGESVERVATGSRLVGSAGDTMQEIQRAIARVTGIMTEISAASNEQRDGIEQVNRAVSQMDQVSQQNAALVEQAAAAAASLEEQADGLRRTVGVFRVVV encoded by the coding sequence ATGAACGCTTTTTTCTCCCGTTTTTCGATTCGCACCCGGATCTTCTCGACGCTCGGGCTCGTCGCCGCGCTGCTCACGATCACGGGCGTGATCGGTTTCTTCAGCATGCAGAACTCGAACGCCGCGCTCGACGACGCTTATACGCGCCAGCTCGCGGCGAAGACGGCGCTCGCGTCGGCGAGCCTCAATCTCGCGATCACGCGCACGACGCTCGACCGCGTGATCCTGCATCCGGAGGCGCCCGACGCCGCGAACACGATCGCGAAGGCGGAGCAATACCTGGCCGCGTCGGACCGCGGCTGGGGCGATTATGACGCGCTGCCCCGCAGCGACGACGAAAAGGCGCTCGCCGCGCAGGCGAACGCGGCGCGCCGCGCGCTCGTCGACGAGGCGATCAAGCCGATGATCGACGCGCTGAAGGCGGGCCGCCACGACGATGCCGATCGCCTGATGATGACGGCCGCGCCGCCGCTGTCGGTCGCGTGGACGAAGGCGACGACCGCGCTCGCCGACGCGCGCGCCGCGTACGGCAAGGCGGCGTACGACGACGCGGAGCAGATGTACGGCTGGCTGCGGCTGACGCTCGGCGGCCTGATCGTGTTCGGTCTCGCCGCGTGTCTCGGCTGCGCGATCGGCCTGCACTTCGCGATCACGCAGCCGCTCGTGCGGATTCTCGGGCACCTGCGCCGCCTGTCGGACGGCGATCTGACGAGCGAGCTGCACTGGACGTCGCACGACGAAATGGCCGAGCTCGTGAGCGGCTTGACGACGATGCAGCGCAGCCTGTCGGACACGGTGCGCAAGGTGACGGACGGCTCCGAATCGATCGCGACCGCGACGCGCCAGATCGCGGCCGGCAACACTGACCTGTCGCAGCGCACCGAGGAGCAGGCGGCCGCGCTGCAGCAGACGGCGGCGAGCATGGAGCAGCTGACCGTGACGGTGAAGCAGAACGCCGACAACGCGCGCGAGGCGCAGAACTGCGCGGACAGCGCGACCAACATCGCGACGAAGGGCGCGACCGTCGTCGGCGAAGTGGTCGGCACGATGGCCGAGATCGACCAGAGCTCGCAGAAGGTGGCCGACATCATCGGCACGATCGAAGGGATCGCGTTCCAGACCAACATCCTCGCGCTCAATGCGGCCGTCGAGGCGGCGCGCGCGGGCGAGCAGGGCCGCGGTTTCGCGGTCGTCGCGGGCGAAGTGCGCACGCTCGCGCAGCGCTCGGCGTCGGCGGCGAAGGAGATCAAGGCGCTGATCGGCGAATCGGTCGAGCGGGTCGCGACGGGCTCGCGTCTCGTCGGCTCGGCGGGCGACACGATGCAGGAGATCCAGCGCGCGATCGCGCGCGTGACGGGCATCATGACCGAGATCTCGGCCGCGTCGAACGAGCAGCGCGACGGCATCGAGCAGGTGAACCGCGCGGTGTCGCAGATGGATCAGGTGTCGCAGCAGAATGCGGCGCTCGTCGAGCAGGCGGCGGCGGCCGCCGCGTCGCTCGAAGAGCAGGCCGACGGGCTGCGCCGCACGGTCGGCGTGTTTCGCGTCGTCGTCTGA